A single region of the Rathayibacter rathayi genome encodes:
- a CDS encoding cytosine permease, which translates to MISAVALVVSYFSGPMLNFGDFSRYARSYGAVKRGNLLGLPVNFLFFSLLTVITASATVPVFGELITDPIETVERIDTWFAVLLGGLTFVIATIGINIVANVISPAFDFSNVNPKKISWRMGGMIAAIGSVLLTPWNWYSNDTAIHYTLGILGALIGPLFGVLIAGYYLISRQRVWVDDLYTMSEKGRYWFSRGFNPHAVWATVIGGVPSVASVLVPRWIAEAGGAEFTWLGDYSWFLGCGLGFVAMAALERRAPRIGRLDEDLEHVSDGSTV; encoded by the coding sequence ATGATCTCGGCCGTCGCGCTCGTGGTCTCCTATTTCTCCGGCCCGATGCTCAACTTCGGCGACTTCTCGCGCTACGCCCGCAGCTATGGCGCGGTGAAGCGGGGCAACCTGCTCGGCCTTCCCGTCAACTTCCTCTTCTTCTCGCTGCTCACCGTCATCACCGCCTCGGCCACCGTGCCGGTGTTCGGCGAACTGATCACCGACCCGATCGAGACCGTCGAGCGGATCGACACCTGGTTCGCCGTGCTCCTGGGCGGGCTGACCTTCGTCATCGCCACCATCGGCATCAACATCGTCGCCAACGTCATCTCCCCCGCCTTCGACTTCTCGAACGTCAACCCGAAGAAGATCAGCTGGCGGATGGGCGGCATGATCGCCGCCATCGGCTCAGTGCTGCTCACCCCGTGGAACTGGTACTCGAACGACACCGCCATCCACTACACGCTCGGCATCCTCGGCGCGTTGATCGGACCGCTGTTCGGCGTCCTGATCGCGGGGTACTACCTGATCAGTCGGCAGCGGGTCTGGGTGGACGACCTCTACACGATGAGCGAGAAGGGCCGCTACTGGTTCTCGCGCGGCTTCAACCCCCACGCCGTCTGGGCGACCGTGATCGGCGGAGTCCCCTCCGTCGCCTCGGTGCTCGTGCCGCGCTGGATCGCGGAGGCGGGCGGCGCGGAGTTCACCTGGCTCGGCGACTACAGCTGGTTCCTCGGCTGCGGGCTCGGGTTCGTCGCGATGGCCGCGCTGGAGCGCCGCGCACCGCGGATCGGCCGCCTCGACGAGGACCTGGAGCACGTCAGCGACGGCTCGACCGTCTGA
- a CDS encoding aspartate/glutamate racemase family protein produces the protein MRITVVNPNTSTAMTAAIGRAARSVASLGTEIAAVTPPMGPASIESHYDEALAVPGVLHEIVRAEAAGSDGAVIACFGDPGVDAAREIASGPVVGIAEAAMHMASLIGRSFSVVTTLSRTSGRAWDIARRAGFGDACRRVRACDIPVLELDDSRSDARRIILAECAEALAVDGSDSIVLGCAGMAELCRDLSQELGVPVIDGVASAVRLVEGLVAMGVSTSRLGEYAVPRTKAMAGLLAPFERA, from the coding sequence ATGCGCATCACCGTCGTCAACCCGAACACCAGCACCGCGATGACCGCCGCGATCGGCCGGGCCGCCCGCTCCGTCGCGTCGCTCGGCACCGAGATCGCGGCCGTCACCCCGCCGATGGGTCCGGCCTCGATCGAGAGCCACTACGACGAGGCGCTGGCGGTCCCCGGCGTCCTGCACGAGATCGTCCGCGCGGAGGCGGCCGGTAGCGACGGCGCGGTGATCGCGTGCTTCGGCGACCCGGGTGTCGACGCCGCGCGGGAAATCGCGAGCGGCCCGGTGGTGGGTATCGCCGAGGCGGCGATGCACATGGCCTCGCTCATCGGCCGCAGCTTCAGTGTGGTCACGACGCTCTCGCGCACCAGCGGCCGAGCCTGGGACATCGCCCGACGGGCCGGGTTCGGCGACGCCTGCCGCCGGGTGCGCGCCTGCGACATCCCCGTCCTCGAGCTCGACGATTCGCGCTCCGACGCGCGCCGAATCATCCTCGCGGAGTGCGCTGAGGCTCTCGCCGTCGATGGATCCGATTCGATCGTGCTGGGCTGCGCGGGGATGGCCGAGCTGTGCCGCGACCTCTCGCAGGAGCTGGGTGTGCCGGTGATCGACGGCGTCGCCTCGGCGGTGCGTCTGGTGGAGGGCCTGGTCGCGATGGGCGTCAGTACGTCACGACTCGGTGAGTACGCGGTGCCGCGCACGAAGGCGATGGCGGGACTGCTCGCCCCGTTCGAGCGGGCCTGA
- a CDS encoding EI24 domain-containing protein: protein MRALHDLGLGARLFLRGFRTWVRSPRAMLLGAIPPLIVGLVFVGVLVLVLTRVQDTVIALTPFADSWEEATAATVRLLLSVAAVGAVLALGVVLFAAVTLLVGEPFYERIWRRVEDDLGGIPDEHESTFWQGVGRGLRDSAVLVATSLGIGVVLVLLGLVPVVGAIVGLVAGALVGGQALALELTGFAGDARGLSLGERRRLLSEHRALSLGFGIAVYLAFLIPGGAVIATPAATAGATFLLRLLRGEPVERAGD from the coding sequence ATGCGCGCGCTCCACGATCTCGGCCTCGGGGCCCGCCTCTTCCTGAGAGGATTCCGCACCTGGGTCCGCTCGCCGCGGGCGATGCTCCTCGGCGCGATCCCGCCGCTGATCGTCGGGCTGGTCTTCGTCGGCGTGCTGGTTCTGGTGCTCACACGCGTGCAGGACACGGTGATCGCGCTCACTCCGTTCGCCGACAGCTGGGAGGAGGCGACGGCGGCCACCGTCCGCCTGCTGCTCTCAGTCGCGGCGGTCGGCGCGGTCCTCGCGCTCGGGGTGGTCCTGTTCGCGGCGGTGACCCTGCTGGTCGGCGAGCCCTTCTACGAGCGGATCTGGCGGCGGGTCGAGGACGACCTCGGCGGGATACCCGACGAGCACGAGAGCACCTTCTGGCAGGGGGTCGGCCGCGGGCTGCGCGACTCCGCCGTGCTGGTGGCCACCTCGCTCGGGATCGGCGTGGTGCTGGTGCTGCTCGGCCTGGTACCCGTCGTCGGCGCGATCGTCGGCCTGGTCGCGGGCGCCCTGGTCGGCGGGCAGGCGCTCGCGCTCGAACTCACCGGGTTCGCGGGCGACGCCCGGGGCCTCTCCCTCGGTGAGCGTCGTCGCCTGCTCAGCGAGCACCGAGCGCTCTCGCTCGGATTCGGCATCGCCGTCTACCTGGCGTTCCTCATCCCCGGAGGCGCGGTCATTGCCACTCCTGCGGCGACAGCCGGGGCAACGTTCCTGCTGCGGCTGCTGCGCGGCGAGCCCGTCGAGCGCGCGGGCGACTGA
- a CDS encoding anthranilate synthase family protein: MTSLLSRILASDGSLPFAIVLRQGRDAVDVFTGDVLDVERLADIPLDGDDVLTLVPYRQVRERGFAAKDDGAPLRNLVVRERESVPLAEVLRLLPEREIPVQECGFDVPDDEYADIVRRVIEHEIGRGEGANFVISRAFVAQTDAPPVEAVLAWFRRLLTDESGAYWTFAIHTPGVDGAQTVTAVGATPERHVSVRDGIAMMNPISGTFRHPAAGPTGEEVLAFLADVKESEELFMVVDEEMKMMSAVCPEGGRILGPFLKQMSRLSHTEYLLEGRTGLDVREVLRLTMFAPTVTGSPMENACGVIAEYEKEPRGYYSGVLALFEPEEHGYTVDAPILIRTAYLRPDGRLTVPAGATLVRHSTPEGEVSETRAKASGVLSALGLLPHRDVPPAIDLNAQPGVQEALEARNERLASFWLRPQAPEHIAGLTGHTALIVDNEDQFTTMLAHQLRHLGINARVERWSEVTDVLSDDLVVFGPGPGDPRDDSEPRIAHLRELMTTRLDAARPMLAVCLSHQMLSLLAGLTVEPLPAPRQGVRLAVDVFGEDAAIGFYNTFSSVAPGITRTPRLGLEVSVDPETGVVNALRGEHVASVQGHLESVLSSDGLRTLERLVRTATAQPARA, translated from the coding sequence ATGACCTCGCTCCTCTCCCGCATCCTCGCTTCCGACGGCTCACTGCCGTTCGCGATCGTTCTCCGCCAGGGCCGCGACGCCGTCGACGTGTTCACCGGCGACGTGCTCGATGTCGAGAGGCTGGCCGACATCCCGCTCGACGGCGACGACGTGCTGACCCTGGTGCCGTACCGGCAGGTGCGCGAACGCGGCTTCGCGGCGAAGGACGACGGAGCACCACTGCGCAATCTCGTGGTGCGCGAGCGCGAGAGCGTGCCGCTGGCGGAGGTGCTGCGCCTCCTGCCCGAGCGGGAGATCCCGGTACAGGAGTGCGGCTTTGACGTGCCGGACGACGAGTACGCCGACATCGTCCGCCGAGTGATCGAGCACGAGATCGGACGCGGCGAGGGCGCCAACTTCGTGATCAGCCGAGCCTTTGTCGCGCAGACCGACGCTCCCCCGGTCGAGGCCGTGCTGGCCTGGTTCCGCCGCCTGCTCACCGACGAGTCGGGCGCCTACTGGACGTTCGCGATCCACACCCCGGGCGTCGACGGCGCTCAGACCGTCACCGCCGTGGGTGCGACGCCCGAGCGACACGTCTCAGTGCGGGACGGTATCGCCATGATGAACCCGATCAGCGGCACCTTCCGCCACCCCGCGGCCGGGCCCACCGGGGAGGAGGTGCTCGCGTTCCTCGCCGACGTGAAGGAGAGCGAGGAACTCTTCATGGTGGTGGACGAGGAGATGAAGATGATGAGCGCGGTCTGTCCGGAGGGCGGCCGCATCCTCGGCCCGTTCCTCAAGCAGATGTCGAGGCTCAGCCACACCGAGTACCTGCTCGAGGGCCGCACCGGTCTCGACGTGCGGGAGGTGCTGCGGTTGACGATGTTCGCGCCGACGGTCACCGGCTCGCCGATGGAGAACGCCTGCGGTGTGATCGCCGAGTACGAGAAGGAGCCGCGCGGCTACTACTCCGGCGTGCTCGCCCTCTTCGAGCCGGAGGAGCACGGCTACACAGTCGACGCGCCCATCCTGATCCGCACCGCCTACCTCCGCCCCGACGGCCGCCTCACCGTGCCCGCCGGCGCGACGCTGGTGCGCCACTCCACTCCCGAGGGCGAGGTCTCCGAGACGCGCGCGAAGGCGTCCGGCGTGCTGTCCGCCCTGGGCCTGCTGCCGCACCGCGACGTGCCGCCGGCGATCGACCTGAATGCGCAGCCGGGCGTGCAGGAGGCGCTTGAGGCGCGCAACGAGCGGCTCGCCTCATTCTGGCTGCGGCCCCAGGCGCCCGAGCACATCGCCGGTCTCACCGGGCACACCGCGCTGATCGTCGACAACGAGGACCAGTTCACGACGATGCTCGCCCACCAACTCCGCCACCTCGGGATAAATGCTCGGGTCGAGCGCTGGTCGGAGGTCACCGACGTGCTGAGCGACGACCTCGTCGTCTTCGGGCCCGGCCCCGGCGACCCGCGCGACGACTCCGAACCGCGGATCGCGCACCTGCGCGAGCTGATGACCACGCGCCTCGATGCGGCACGACCGATGCTCGCCGTCTGCCTCAGTCACCAGATGCTGTCACTGCTGGCCGGGCTCACCGTCGAGCCGCTGCCCGCGCCCCGTCAGGGCGTGCGATTGGCGGTGGACGTCTTCGGCGAGGACGCAGCGATCGGCTTCTACAACACTTTCTCCTCCGTCGCCCCCGGCATCACGCGCACGCCCCGCCTGGGGCTCGAGGTGTCGGTCGACCCGGAGACGGGAGTGGTCAACGCCCTGCGCGGCGAGCACGTCGCCTCGGTGCAGGGGCACCTGGAGTCGGTGCTCTCCTCCGACGGACTGCGCACCCTGGAGCGGCTGGTCCGCACCGCGACGGCGCAGCCCGCCCGAGCATGA
- a CDS encoding fructose-bisphosphatase class II family protein, whose amino-acid sequence MSGLRLIASPAYSAELQEAVDTSVRAAAEAARGWFGRGDKLAADAASVAAMRAVLAEAPFDGVVVIGEGEKDEAPMLANGERLGRAAAPSCDVAVDPLDGTRLTAEGLPGSVSVIALAPRGTLFNPRDVFYMDKLVCSGAGRGAVSLDLAPAENAARLASALGKPVADLVVVVLDKPRHAELIAALRAAGVALELRGEGDVSVAIEAADPAGRVDLVLGIGGTPEGVVTACAVRALGGVMEGRLAPQTPAERANALAAGHDLGRRLTLEDLVSSDDVLFASHAV is encoded by the coding sequence ATGAGCGGGCTGCGGCTGATCGCCTCGCCCGCCTACTCGGCCGAGCTGCAGGAGGCGGTGGACACCAGTGTGCGCGCGGCGGCGGAGGCGGCGCGGGGTTGGTTCGGCCGCGGCGACAAGCTCGCGGCCGACGCGGCGTCGGTGGCGGCGATGCGGGCGGTGCTCGCCGAGGCGCCGTTCGACGGGGTCGTGGTGATCGGCGAGGGCGAAAAGGACGAGGCTCCGATGCTGGCGAACGGCGAGCGCCTCGGACGCGCTGCCGCTCCCTCCTGCGACGTGGCCGTGGATCCGCTCGACGGCACCCGGCTCACGGCGGAGGGGCTGCCAGGGTCGGTGAGTGTTATCGCGCTCGCCCCGCGCGGCACACTGTTCAACCCCCGCGACGTGTTCTACATGGACAAGCTGGTCTGCTCGGGAGCGGGGCGGGGCGCGGTCTCGCTCGACCTCGCTCCGGCCGAGAACGCCGCGCGGCTGGCGTCGGCGCTCGGCAAGCCCGTCGCCGACCTGGTCGTCGTCGTGCTCGACAAGCCCCGGCACGCCGAGCTGATCGCGGCCCTGCGCGCGGCCGGAGTCGCCCTGGAGCTGCGCGGCGAGGGCGACGTGTCGGTCGCGATCGAGGCGGCGGATCCGGCCGGCCGCGTCGACCTCGTGCTCGGCATCGGCGGTACCCCGGAGGGAGTGGTTACCGCGTGCGCCGTCCGCGCCCTCGGCGGCGTGATGGAGGGGCGCCTCGCCCCGCAGACCCCGGCCGAGCGCGCGAACGCCTTGGCCGCGGGCCACGACCTCGGCCGCCGGCTCACCCTCGAGGACCTGGTCTCCTCCGACGACGTACTCTTCGCAAGCCACGCGGTCTAA
- a CDS encoding Panacea domain-containing protein: protein MTSTDLAVQATALSRSFGSVAAVAGVDLTVRPGEIVAFLSRGDSMKIQKLVYFAQAWHLAWTGRPIFDEDFEAWPKGPVVRSVVRENRYTSLPAHLELNDDVRATLDSVLDFYGHRGYQELVEFTHVDAPWIDARRGLDAEEPSRRIVKRDTLLDFYSSRAIEGGDGPERRAHVENADTDETGSLARSMIDRWTEGLALLANK from the coding sequence ATGACTTCGACCGACCTCGCCGTCCAGGCGACCGCCCTCAGCAGGAGCTTCGGTTCCGTCGCCGCCGTCGCCGGCGTGGACCTCACCGTCCGCCCCGGCGAGATCGTCGCCTTCCTCTCCCGTGGCGACAGCATGAAGATCCAGAAGCTGGTCTACTTCGCGCAGGCCTGGCATCTGGCGTGGACCGGTCGACCGATCTTCGACGAGGATTTCGAGGCCTGGCCGAAAGGGCCCGTCGTTCGATCCGTTGTCCGAGAGAACCGTTACACGTCCCTGCCCGCCCACCTAGAGTTGAACGACGACGTCCGGGCAACGCTGGATTCGGTGCTCGACTTCTACGGGCACCGGGGCTATCAAGAACTGGTCGAGTTCACGCATGTCGATGCACCCTGGATTGACGCACGTCGCGGCCTCGATGCGGAGGAGCCGTCGCGACGGATCGTGAAGCGCGACACGCTGCTCGACTTCTATTCGAGCAGGGCGATCGAGGGCGGCGACGGGCCTGAGCGGCGGGCCCACGTCGAGAACGCCGACACCGACGAGACAGGCTCTCTCGCCCGGAGCATGATCGACCGCTGGACGGAAGGTCTCGCGCTGCTCGCGAACAAGTGA
- a CDS encoding Na+/H+ antiporter subunit A codes for MLLILVISFALAVVTPWLVDRFGPTTFYALALLPAASFVATATALPTILNGGEIRETVPWIPALDIALAFRLDALSIVLALVVSGVGALVLAYCASYFDRDEPSLGRFAALLSAFAGVMYGLVTADDVIILFVFWEATSVLSYLLIGHYSGRKESRGAGLQALLVTTLGGLAMLVGIVILIVQAGTTSLSGIVAAAPSGPIVSTALVLVLLGAFSKSALVPFHFWLPAAMAAPTPVSAYLHAAAMVKAGIYLVARLAPGFAEDSVWLPVVVSVGVWTMLVGGWRSLRQYDLKLVLAYGTVSQLGFLTVAVGFGSRDAALAGLTLLLAHALFKALLFLTVGIVDHRAGTRDLRKLSGLGRQAPVLAAAALIGVLSMAGIPPLLGFVAKEAVFTSLISAIEQGSFWAWIALVGLVLGSILTVAYSARFFWGAFARKKGLADTHLQAEPWTFTAAPVLLAAASVIGGLAASVLDPLVAVSADTLPYAAPDADPRLAAAAEASDHGGYHLALWHGVEPALGLSALVIAVGLLLFAKRVAVARAQSMLPNRIDSAEGYWATVRWLDRVASTVTESVQRGSLPRYLTVIFAVFVLGVGGAAALNRTWPGDLVFWDSPGQLAVAAVMILAAVLCATARNRVAAVLLAGATGYGMVALFALQGAPDLALTQALIETVTLVVFVLVLRRLPTRIATKHQPMRKRLRAVIGIAVGAVMALAATIALGARATTPISAELPRLAYEEGKGRNIVNVLLVDIRAWDTMGEISVLVVVATGVASLIFLSSRAGGAPRLEAPSAGDRREREMDLTASSDDSERDGDRGSWLVAGRTLRPENRSIVLEVLVRLLFHPAMIVSVYLLFTGHNSPGGGFAGGLLAGLALVARYLAGGRFELGEAAPIDAGKVLGLGLFFAVGTAVSSLAFGLEVLEASWLDLEVPVLGELHLGTSTLFDIGVYLIVIGLALDILRSLGGEVDRHGEEAEQGSPSGDGVTRSTDSTPGPGQGTVDGLETSLPTGSTVIGGPGRGDGT; via the coding sequence ATGCTCCTCATCCTGGTGATCTCGTTCGCGCTCGCCGTGGTCACACCGTGGCTGGTCGACCGCTTCGGCCCGACGACCTTCTACGCGCTGGCTCTCCTTCCGGCCGCGAGCTTCGTCGCCACCGCGACCGCCCTGCCCACGATCCTCAACGGCGGCGAGATCCGCGAGACGGTTCCGTGGATTCCCGCCCTCGACATCGCCCTGGCCTTCCGGCTCGACGCTCTCTCGATCGTCCTCGCCCTCGTGGTCAGCGGAGTCGGCGCCCTCGTCCTCGCCTACTGCGCGTCGTACTTCGACCGCGACGAGCCCTCGCTCGGGCGCTTCGCCGCGCTCCTGTCCGCGTTCGCCGGAGTGATGTACGGCCTGGTCACGGCCGACGACGTGATCATCCTCTTCGTCTTCTGGGAGGCGACGAGCGTCCTCTCCTACCTCCTGATCGGCCACTACAGCGGGCGCAAGGAGAGCCGCGGCGCCGGACTCCAGGCGTTGCTGGTCACCACGCTCGGTGGCCTGGCGATGCTGGTCGGGATCGTGATCCTGATCGTGCAGGCCGGCACGACCAGCCTCTCCGGGATCGTCGCCGCGGCTCCCTCCGGGCCGATCGTGTCCACGGCGCTGGTGCTCGTGCTGCTGGGCGCGTTCTCGAAGTCGGCACTGGTCCCGTTCCACTTCTGGCTGCCGGCCGCGATGGCCGCTCCGACGCCAGTCAGCGCCTATTTGCACGCCGCCGCGATGGTGAAGGCGGGCATCTACCTCGTCGCGCGCCTCGCGCCCGGCTTCGCCGAGGACTCCGTCTGGCTGCCGGTGGTGGTCAGCGTCGGCGTGTGGACCATGCTCGTCGGTGGCTGGCGCTCGCTCCGCCAGTACGACCTCAAGCTCGTGCTCGCCTACGGCACGGTCAGCCAGCTCGGCTTCCTCACCGTCGCCGTGGGCTTCGGCTCGCGCGACGCAGCGCTGGCCGGCCTGACGCTCCTTCTCGCCCACGCCCTCTTCAAGGCGCTGCTCTTCCTCACCGTCGGGATCGTCGACCACCGCGCCGGCACCCGCGACCTCCGCAAGCTCAGCGGCCTCGGCCGGCAGGCTCCCGTGCTCGCCGCGGCGGCCCTGATCGGCGTGCTCTCGATGGCGGGCATCCCGCCGCTGCTGGGATTCGTCGCCAAGGAAGCGGTGTTCACCAGCCTGATCTCGGCGATCGAGCAGGGCTCGTTCTGGGCGTGGATCGCGCTCGTGGGCCTCGTGCTCGGCTCGATCCTCACCGTCGCCTACTCGGCCCGCTTCTTCTGGGGCGCCTTCGCCCGCAAGAAGGGCCTGGCGGATACGCACCTGCAGGCCGAGCCGTGGACCTTCACCGCCGCCCCGGTGCTGCTCGCCGCCGCCAGCGTGATTGGCGGGCTTGCCGCCTCCGTGCTCGACCCGCTCGTGGCCGTCTCTGCGGACACCCTGCCGTACGCCGCTCCCGACGCCGACCCGCGACTCGCGGCGGCGGCAGAGGCATCGGACCACGGCGGCTACCACCTCGCGCTCTGGCACGGCGTCGAGCCCGCGCTGGGTCTCAGCGCCCTCGTGATCGCCGTGGGCCTCCTGCTCTTCGCCAAGCGCGTGGCCGTGGCCCGCGCCCAGTCGATGCTGCCGAATCGGATCGACTCCGCCGAGGGCTACTGGGCCACGGTCCGCTGGCTCGACCGCGTCGCCAGCACTGTCACCGAGTCCGTGCAGCGCGGATCGCTCCCCCGCTACCTCACGGTGATCTTCGCGGTCTTCGTGCTCGGCGTCGGCGGTGCGGCGGCCCTGAACCGCACCTGGCCGGGCGACCTCGTGTTCTGGGACAGCCCGGGGCAGCTCGCGGTCGCCGCCGTGATGATCCTCGCGGCGGTGCTCTGCGCGACCGCGCGCAACCGCGTCGCCGCCGTGCTGCTCGCCGGTGCCACCGGCTACGGGATGGTGGCCCTCTTCGCCCTGCAGGGCGCCCCCGACCTCGCCCTCACCCAGGCGCTGATCGAGACGGTGACCCTCGTGGTCTTCGTCCTCGTCCTGCGCCGCCTCCCCACCCGTATCGCCACGAAGCACCAGCCGATGCGCAAGCGGCTGCGTGCCGTCATCGGCATCGCAGTCGGAGCGGTGATGGCCCTCGCCGCCACGATCGCCCTCGGAGCCCGGGCGACGACGCCGATCTCGGCGGAGCTGCCCCGCCTCGCCTACGAGGAGGGCAAGGGCCGCAACATCGTCAACGTCCTGCTCGTCGACATCCGCGCCTGGGACACGATGGGCGAGATCTCGGTGCTGGTCGTCGTCGCCACCGGAGTCGCGAGCCTGATCTTCCTCTCCAGCCGGGCCGGAGGCGCGCCCCGCCTCGAGGCCCCGAGCGCGGGTGACCGCCGTGAGCGCGAGATGGACCTGACCGCCTCCTCCGACGACTCCGAGCGGGACGGCGACCGCGGCTCCTGGCTCGTCGCCGGCCGCACGCTCCGCCCCGAGAACCGCTCGATCGTGCTCGAGGTGCTGGTGCGCCTGCTGTTCCACCCCGCAATGATCGTCTCGGTCTACCTGCTCTTCACCGGCCACAACTCCCCCGGCGGAGGCTTCGCCGGCGGCCTGCTCGCCGGTCTCGCCCTCGTCGCGCGCTACCTCGCGGGCGGCCGCTTCGAACTCGGCGAGGCCGCTCCGATCGACGCGGGTAAGGTGCTCGGGCTCGGCCTCTTCTTCGCGGTCGGCACCGCCGTCTCCTCCCTCGCCTTCGGCCTCGAGGTGCTGGAGGCGAGCTGGCTCGACCTTGAGGTGCCGGTGCTCGGCGAGCTCCACCTCGGCACGTCCACCCTCTTCGACATCGGGGTGTACCTGATCGTGATCGGCCTGGCCCTGGACATCCTCCGCAGCCTCGGCGGGGAAGTGGACCGTCACGGCGAGGAGGCCGAGCAGGGCTCCCCCTCGGGTGACGGCGTGACGCGCTCGACGGACAGCACCCCCGGCCCCGGCCAGGGCACCG